In Clostridium sporogenes, one genomic interval encodes:
- a CDS encoding helix-turn-helix transcriptional regulator, translating to MEINLIDLVEHFAHTAFRVEGVYNYSIEPGSAGIMKTSPFPGFIFPLAGQANFIFDGTSYTAGLGNVIHGGANMRLSKKVIGKKKWNYILVLYSIRKPEPEEFSLEDSHFEIVLGQSPRLVDLLQRLWRVSNQPGAIATFQTETIFRCVLDEIFICARNQSSGDDRILFKQVSDYIHEYYMDTLTIRSLAELHGVNENRLFYVFSKYAGMGAGDYLMIHRLNRAKELLVTGNAPVVAVAKSVGYHDPYHFSKRFKKQFGISPSKFRDKFRYKG from the coding sequence ATGGAAATCAACTTAATCGATCTTGTAGAACATTTTGCCCATACCGCTTTTCGAGTAGAAGGAGTATATAATTATAGTATTGAACCGGGGAGCGCTGGCATTATGAAAACTTCTCCATTTCCAGGATTTATCTTTCCCTTAGCAGGTCAGGCGAATTTCATTTTTGATGGTACTTCTTATACAGCAGGCCTTGGAAATGTGATTCATGGTGGCGCAAATATGAGGTTGAGTAAGAAGGTAATAGGTAAAAAAAAATGGAATTATATTTTGGTTCTTTACAGTATTCGTAAGCCTGAACCAGAAGAATTTTCCCTAGAGGATTCACATTTTGAAATTGTTTTAGGACAAAGTCCTAGACTTGTTGATCTGTTACAACGATTATGGAGAGTATCAAATCAACCTGGAGCAATTGCTACATTCCAAACGGAAACCATATTTCGTTGTGTATTGGATGAAATTTTTATATGTGCACGTAACCAGTCAAGTGGTGATGATCGTATATTGTTTAAACAAGTATCTGATTACATTCACGAATATTATATGGACACACTTACTATTCGATCCCTTGCCGAACTACATGGAGTAAATGAGAATAGATTATTCTATGTGTTCTCAAAATATGCAGGAATGGGTGCAGGAGATTACCTTATGATTCATAGGTTAAATCGCGCAAAGGAACTGTTGGTAACAGGTAATGCTCCTGTAGTAGCGGTAGCCAAAAGTGTGGGTTATCATGATCCATATCATTTTAGCAAGAGATTTAAAAAGCAATTTGGTATTTCTCCAAGTAAATTTAGGGATAAGTTCAGATATAAAGGGTGA
- a CDS encoding GreA/GreB family elongation factor, translated as MKNILTEENMNKLKEELEYRMTKKRAEIAKEKLEAAAHGDRSENAEYKEACANYRENDNRIQYLLTMISTGSVIDEKNQDKSVLGVNSKCKIKFVEDEFETNVSLVTTMDAEPEKMLISVESDLGKALMGKKVGDVAEVDAPGEKYTVEVLEII; from the coding sequence ATGAAAAACATATTGACAGAAGAAAATATGAATAAATTAAAAGAAGAATTAGAATATAGAATGACTAAAAAAAGAGCTGAAATAGCAAAGGAAAAATTAGAAGCAGCTGCTCATGGTGATAGGTCAGAAAATGCAGAATATAAAGAAGCTTGTGCTAATTATAGAGAAAATGACAATAGAATTCAATATTTATTAACTATGATTTCAACTGGAAGTGTAATAGATGAGAAAAATCAGGATAAGTCAGTACTAGGAGTTAATAGTAAATGTAAAATTAAATTTGTAGAAGATGAATTTGAAACAAATGTATCATTAGTAACTACCATGGATGCAGAGCCAGAAAAGATGCTTATAAGTGTAGAATCAGATTTAGGAAAAGCATTAATGGGAAAAAAAGTTGGAGATGTGGCTGAAGTGGATGCTCCAGGTGAAAAATATACAGTAGAAGTATTAGAAATTATATAA